A genomic region of Oncorhynchus mykiss isolate Arlee chromosome 16, USDA_OmykA_1.1, whole genome shotgun sequence contains the following coding sequences:
- the ppdpfb gene encoding pancreatic progenitor cell differentiation and proliferation factor B isoform X2 has product MAAINAGGSLVATNDYYRRRIGSTSSSSSCGSSEYSGEVIPHHPGLPKQDSGHWWSSFFFGKQNQPGMTTLTEEAKQKAAMTVTNGQVTCVAREMVRKRQVSEGSKAGTSEPGSSPPS; this is encoded by the exons ATGGCAGCGATCAACGCAGGCGGTTCTCTTGTTGCTACCAATGACTACTACCGAA GGCGCATCGGCTCCACCTCCAGCAGCAGCTCCTGTGGCAGTTCAGAGTACAGTGGGGAGGTCATTCCACACCATCCAG GTCTGCCCAAACAAGACTCTGGACATTGGTGGTCCAGCTTCTTCTTTGGGAAGCAGAACCAGCCAGGAATGACCACTCTGACGGAGGAGGCCAAGCAGAA GGCGGCCATGACTGTGACCAACGGCCAGGTGACCTGCGTTGCCAgggagatggtgaggaagaggcagGTCAGCGAGGGCAGCAAAGCCGGGACGTCCGAGCCGGGGAGTTCACCCCCGTCCTGA
- the ppdpfb gene encoding pancreatic progenitor cell differentiation and proliferation factor B isoform X1 translates to MAAINAGGSLVATNDYYRRRIGSTSSSSSCGSSEYSGEVIPHHPGLPKQDSGHWWSSFFFGKQNQPGMTTLTEEAKQKAAAMTVTNGQVTCVAREMVRKRQVSEGSKAGTSEPGSSPPS, encoded by the exons ATGGCAGCGATCAACGCAGGCGGTTCTCTTGTTGCTACCAATGACTACTACCGAA GGCGCATCGGCTCCACCTCCAGCAGCAGCTCCTGTGGCAGTTCAGAGTACAGTGGGGAGGTCATTCCACACCATCCAG GTCTGCCCAAACAAGACTCTGGACATTGGTGGTCCAGCTTCTTCTTTGGGAAGCAGAACCAGCCAGGAATGACCACTCTGACGGAGGAGGCCAAGCAGAA GGCGGCGGCCATGACTGTGACCAACGGCCAGGTGACCTGCGTTGCCAgggagatggtgaggaagaggcagGTCAGCGAGGGCAGCAAAGCCGGGACGTCCGAGCCGGGGAGTTCACCCCCGTCCTGA